In Oryzihumus leptocrescens, the following are encoded in one genomic region:
- the dnaE gene encoding DNA polymerase III subunit alpha, giving the protein MTTQAASENSFVHLHNHTEYSMLDGAARIDELFEAAAQMGMPALATTDHGYVFGAYEFWKKAQKHGVKPIIGVEAYLTPGTHRTDKTRVKFGDGGRDDVSGSGAYTHMTLWARNNTGMHNLFRMSSLASLEGYYFKPRMDRELLSQYGEGLIATTGCPSGEVQTRLRLGQYQQAVEAAAEFRDIFGAENFYCEVMDHGLGIERDVQKDLLRLARDLGLPLVATNDLHYTKAEDSQAHAALLCVQSGSTLMDPNRFKFDADEFYLKSPQEMRHVWRELPEACDNTLLIAERCEVSFTEGEGRYMPRFPCPPGEDETSWFIKEVETGLRRRFPEGVPDYATRQAAYEIEVIVGKGYPGYFLVVADFINWAKRNGIRVGPGRGSGAGSMAAYAMGITDLDPVPHGLIFERFLNPERPSMPDFDVDFDERRRGEVIRYVTEKYGEERVAQIVTYGTIKAKQALKDASRVMGFPFAMGEKLTKAMPPAVMGKDIPLTGIFDPEHKRYAEAAEFRQVHDEDPQAQEVVKTALGLEGLKRQWGVHAAGVIMSSEPLIDLIPIMRREQDGQIITQFDYPSCETLGLVKMDFLGLRNLTILDDAVANVKLNRGIDLDLDALSKDMTDEAAFALLARGDTLGVFQLDGGGMRTLLRQMQPDNFEDISAALALYRPGPMGANSHTNYALRKTGKQPITPIHPELAEPLDPILSMTQGLIVYQEQVQQIAQKVAGYTLGKADLLRRAMGKKKKEVLDAEFVPFSQGMKDNGYSDAAIKTLWDILVPFSDYAFNKAHTAAYGLVSYWTAYLKANFPAEYMAALLTSVRDDKDKSALYLNECRRMGIKVLPPDVNESIANFAAVGTDIRFGMAAIRNVGTNVVDAIVAAREDKGRYASFKDFLGKVPAVVCNKRTIESLIKAGAFDSLGESRRGQVAVHEQYVDALVEVKKKEAIGQDSLFGSFGDEDADGLGGGDVFDGLAPVPKGEWDKQTLLAFEREMLGLYVSDHPLFGIEHVLSQHADTSIATLNGEEGKPDGTTVTIAGLITGLQVKRTKKGDLWAIATVEDLDGAIECLFFPSAYMTVSTMLGHDVVCVVKGRVNRRDDSVSIYAQELTLPDLKEGPRGPVVVSLPLARATNGVAERIKGVLSDHPGVTEVHLRLTQPGRSVLVRLDDTLRVTASPALFGDLKALLGPACLSG; this is encoded by the coding sequence ATGACGACACAGGCAGCCTCCGAGAACAGCTTCGTCCACCTGCACAACCACACCGAGTACTCCATGCTCGATGGTGCGGCCCGGATCGACGAGCTGTTCGAGGCTGCGGCGCAGATGGGCATGCCCGCCCTCGCGACCACGGACCACGGCTACGTCTTCGGCGCCTACGAGTTCTGGAAGAAGGCGCAGAAGCACGGGGTCAAGCCGATCATCGGCGTCGAGGCCTACCTCACCCCGGGCACGCACCGCACCGACAAGACGCGGGTCAAGTTCGGCGACGGTGGCCGCGACGACGTCTCCGGCTCCGGTGCCTACACCCACATGACGCTGTGGGCGCGCAACAACACCGGCATGCACAACCTGTTCCGGATGAGCTCGCTGGCCAGCCTCGAGGGCTACTACTTCAAGCCGCGCATGGACCGCGAGCTGCTCAGCCAGTACGGCGAGGGCCTCATCGCGACCACGGGGTGCCCGTCGGGTGAGGTGCAGACGCGCCTGCGCCTCGGGCAGTACCAGCAGGCGGTCGAGGCGGCGGCGGAGTTCCGCGACATCTTCGGCGCGGAGAACTTCTACTGCGAGGTCATGGACCACGGCCTGGGCATCGAGCGCGACGTCCAGAAGGACCTGCTGCGTTTGGCCCGGGACCTCGGGCTGCCGCTGGTCGCCACCAACGACCTGCACTACACCAAGGCCGAGGACTCCCAGGCGCACGCGGCGCTGCTGTGCGTGCAGTCCGGCTCGACCCTGATGGACCCCAACCGGTTCAAGTTCGACGCCGACGAGTTCTACCTGAAGTCGCCGCAGGAGATGCGCCACGTCTGGCGCGAGCTGCCCGAGGCCTGCGACAACACGCTGCTGATCGCCGAGCGCTGCGAGGTCTCGTTCACCGAGGGCGAGGGGCGCTACATGCCGCGCTTCCCCTGCCCGCCCGGGGAGGACGAGACCTCGTGGTTCATCAAGGAGGTCGAGACCGGCCTGCGCCGGCGCTTCCCCGAGGGCGTGCCCGACTACGCGACCAGGCAGGCGGCCTACGAGATCGAGGTCATCGTCGGCAAGGGCTACCCCGGCTACTTCCTGGTCGTCGCCGACTTCATCAACTGGGCCAAGCGCAACGGCATCCGGGTCGGCCCCGGCCGTGGCTCCGGTGCCGGGTCCATGGCCGCCTACGCGATGGGCATCACCGACCTCGACCCGGTCCCGCACGGCCTGATCTTCGAGCGGTTCCTCAACCCCGAACGCCCCTCGATGCCCGACTTCGACGTCGACTTCGACGAGCGCCGGCGCGGTGAGGTGATCCGGTACGTCACCGAGAAGTACGGCGAGGAGCGCGTCGCGCAGATCGTCACCTACGGCACGATCAAGGCCAAGCAGGCGCTCAAGGACGCCAGCCGGGTCATGGGCTTCCCCTTCGCGATGGGCGAGAAGCTCACCAAGGCCATGCCGCCGGCGGTCATGGGCAAGGACATCCCGCTGACGGGGATCTTCGACCCCGAGCACAAGCGCTACGCCGAGGCGGCCGAGTTCCGCCAGGTCCACGACGAGGACCCGCAGGCCCAGGAGGTCGTCAAGACCGCGCTCGGCCTCGAGGGCCTCAAGCGCCAGTGGGGCGTGCACGCCGCCGGCGTGATCATGTCCAGCGAGCCGCTGATCGACCTCATCCCGATCATGCGCCGCGAGCAGGACGGCCAGATCATCACCCAGTTCGACTACCCCAGCTGCGAGACGCTGGGGCTGGTCAAGATGGACTTCCTCGGCCTGCGCAACCTCACGATCCTCGACGACGCCGTCGCCAACGTGAAGCTCAACCGCGGCATCGACCTCGACCTCGACGCGCTGTCCAAGGACATGACCGACGAGGCCGCGTTCGCCCTGCTGGCCCGCGGCGACACCCTGGGCGTGTTCCAGCTCGACGGCGGCGGCATGCGCACCCTGCTGCGCCAGATGCAACCCGACAACTTCGAGGACATCTCCGCCGCCCTCGCGCTCTACCGCCCCGGCCCCATGGGCGCCAACAGCCACACCAACTACGCGCTGCGCAAGACGGGCAAGCAGCCGATCACCCCGATCCACCCCGAGCTGGCCGAGCCGCTCGACCCGATCCTGTCGATGACGCAGGGCCTGATCGTCTACCAGGAGCAGGTCCAGCAGATCGCCCAGAAGGTCGCCGGCTACACGCTCGGCAAGGCCGACCTGCTGCGCCGCGCCATGGGCAAGAAGAAGAAGGAGGTCCTCGACGCCGAGTTCGTGCCCTTCAGCCAGGGCATGAAGGACAACGGCTACAGCGACGCGGCGATCAAGACGCTGTGGGACATCCTCGTCCCCTTCTCCGACTACGCCTTCAACAAGGCGCACACCGCCGCCTACGGCCTGGTGTCCTACTGGACCGCCTACCTCAAGGCCAACTTCCCGGCCGAGTACATGGCCGCGCTGCTGACCAGCGTCCGCGACGACAAGGACAAGTCGGCGCTCTACCTCAACGAGTGCCGGCGCATGGGCATCAAGGTGCTGCCGCCGGACGTCAACGAGTCGATCGCCAACTTCGCCGCCGTCGGCACCGACATCCGCTTCGGTATGGCCGCGATCCGCAACGTCGGCACCAACGTCGTCGACGCCATCGTCGCCGCGCGCGAGGACAAGGGGCGCTACGCCTCGTTCAAGGACTTCCTCGGCAAGGTGCCTGCCGTCGTGTGCAACAAGCGCACCATCGAGTCGCTGATCAAGGCCGGCGCGTTCGACTCCCTCGGCGAGAGCCGGCGCGGCCAGGTCGCCGTCCACGAGCAGTACGTCGACGCCCTCGTCGAGGTGAAGAAGAAGGAGGCGATCGGGCAGGACTCGCTGTTCGGCTCCTTCGGTGACGAGGACGCCGACGGCCTCGGCGGCGGCGACGTCTTCGACGGCCTCGCCCCGGTGCCCAAGGGGGAGTGGGACAAGCAGACGCTGCTGGCCTTCGAGCGCGAGATGCTCGGCCTCTACGTCTCCGACCACCCGTTGTTCGGCATCGAGCACGTGCTCTCCCAGCACGCCGACACCTCGATCGCCACGCTCAACGGCGAGGAGGGCAAGCCCGACGGCACCACGGTGACCATCGCCGGGCTGATCACCGGCCTGCAGGTCAAGCGCACCAAGAAGGGCGACCTCTGGGCGATCGCCACGGTCGAGGACCTCGACGGCGCCATCGAGTGCCTGTTCTTCCCCTCGGCCTACATGACGGTCTCGACGATGCTGGGCCACGACGTCGTCTGCGTGGTCAAGGGCCGGGTCAACCGGCGCGACGACTCGGTCTCGATCTACGCCCAGGAGCTGACCCTGCCCGACCTCAAGGAGGGCCCGCGCGGACCGGTCGTGGTCAGCCTGCCGCTGGCGCGCGCCACCAACGGCGTGGCCGAGCGGATCAAGGGCGTGCTCTCCGACCACCCGGGCGTCACCGAGGTGCACCTGCGGCTCACCCAGCCCGGCCGCTCGGTGCTCGTCCGGCTCGACGACACGCTGCGCGTCACCGCCTCGCCGGCACTGTTCGGCGACCTCAAGGCCCTGCTCGGCCCCGCCTGCCTCAGCGGCTGA
- a CDS encoding RluA family pseudouridine synthase — translation MPDVRSLPVPDGLEGERVDAALARLFGLSRTKAADLAADGAVTLDQKAVGKSDRVVAGAWLEVALPDPDAAPALAVVAEPVPGMTVIHDDDDLVVVDKPVGVAAHPSVGWTGPTVIGGLAAAGYRIATSGASERQGIVHRLDVGTSGLMVVAKSEHAYSLLKRAFKARTVEKTYHALVQGLPDPVQGTIDAPIGRHPSYDYKFAVLASGKPSITHYEVIEAFRSASLVEVHLETGRTHQIRVHFSALRHPCAGDLTYGADPVLARRLGLERQWLHAVRLGFEHPGTGEQVTFESPYPEDLQTALDRIGA, via the coding sequence ATGCCTGACGTCCGTTCCCTCCCCGTCCCGGACGGCCTCGAGGGTGAGCGGGTCGACGCCGCCCTCGCCCGGCTCTTCGGCCTGTCCCGCACCAAGGCCGCCGACCTCGCCGCCGACGGCGCGGTCACCCTGGACCAGAAGGCCGTCGGCAAGTCCGACCGGGTCGTCGCCGGCGCCTGGCTCGAGGTGGCCCTGCCCGACCCCGACGCGGCCCCCGCTCTGGCCGTGGTGGCCGAGCCGGTCCCGGGCATGACCGTCATCCACGACGACGATGACCTCGTCGTGGTCGACAAGCCGGTCGGCGTCGCCGCCCACCCCAGCGTGGGCTGGACCGGACCCACGGTGATCGGCGGGCTCGCCGCGGCCGGCTACCGCATCGCGACCTCCGGCGCCTCCGAGCGCCAGGGCATCGTGCACCGGCTCGACGTGGGCACCAGCGGCCTGATGGTCGTGGCCAAGAGCGAGCACGCCTACAGCCTGCTCAAGCGGGCGTTCAAGGCGCGCACGGTCGAGAAGACCTACCACGCGCTCGTGCAGGGCCTGCCCGACCCGGTGCAGGGGACCATCGACGCCCCCATCGGGCGCCACCCCAGCTACGACTACAAGTTCGCGGTCCTGGCGAGCGGCAAGCCGAGCATCACCCACTACGAGGTGATCGAGGCGTTCCGCTCCGCCTCGCTGGTCGAGGTACACCTCGAGACCGGCCGCACCCACCAGATCCGGGTGCACTTCTCCGCCCTGCGCCACCCCTGCGCCGGCGACCTGACCTACGGCGCCGACCCGGTGCTGGCCAGGCGGCTCGGCCTGGAGCGGCAGTGGCTGCACGCCGTCCGGCTCGGCTTCGAGCACCCCGGGACGGGGGAGCAGGTCACCTTCGAGAGCCCCTACCCCGAGGACCTGCAGACCGCGCTCGACCGCATCGGCGCCTGA
- the lspA gene encoding signal peptidase II yields MLISAAVVVYAADQLAKAWALAHLQPDVPQDLLGPVLRLDLTRNPGAAFSIATSATWVLTLIAAAVVVVIIVTSRRLGSLGWAWALGLLLGGSLGNLTDRVVRPPGVGRGHVVDFLMLPHWPIFNVADSAIVSAAVLIGLLAVRGVSIDGSRTQPHAPKHEAGAHTDA; encoded by the coding sequence GTGCTCATCTCCGCGGCCGTCGTGGTCTACGCTGCGGACCAGCTCGCCAAGGCCTGGGCCCTCGCACACCTCCAGCCGGACGTCCCCCAGGACCTCCTCGGCCCGGTGCTGCGCCTCGACCTCACCCGCAACCCCGGAGCCGCCTTCTCCATCGCCACGAGCGCCACCTGGGTGCTCACCCTGATCGCGGCCGCCGTCGTGGTGGTCATCATCGTGACCAGCCGCCGGCTCGGCAGCCTCGGCTGGGCCTGGGCCCTGGGCCTGCTGCTCGGTGGCTCGCTGGGCAACCTGACCGACCGCGTGGTCCGCCCACCCGGGGTCGGCCGCGGGCACGTGGTCGACTTCCTCATGCTGCCGCACTGGCCGATCTTCAACGTGGCCGACTCGGCCATCGTCTCCGCCGCCGTGCTCATCGGCCTGCTGGCCGTGCGCGGGGTCAGCATCGACGGCTCGCGCACGCAGCCGCACGCACCCAAGCACGAGGCAGGGGCCCACACCGATGCCTGA
- a CDS encoding TraR/DksA family transcriptional regulator, with protein sequence MAVKKAAPAKKATATKKAVASSRAKAANGASTTGAGGAKKAAAKKTPAAAKTAAKTTASGSTTPTTPTRAAAKKTTAARTPAPTAKRTTASRAKKASAPASALAVRAEEEPWTPAELDAVRAELEEDVSRLRAEISAAEIDLVGLMRDAGDGSGDDQADAGAKTYEREQEISVANNTREMLDQSEHALERIADGSYGICESCGNPIGKLRLQAFPRATLCVTCKQKQERR encoded by the coding sequence ATGGCTGTGAAGAAGGCGGCACCGGCAAAGAAGGCGACAGCCACGAAGAAGGCCGTCGCGAGCAGCCGGGCAAAGGCCGCCAACGGCGCCTCGACGACGGGTGCCGGCGGGGCCAAGAAGGCCGCGGCGAAGAAGACGCCGGCGGCGGCCAAGACCGCCGCCAAGACCACCGCGTCCGGCTCGACCACTCCCACGACCCCGACGCGGGCGGCGGCGAAGAAGACGACGGCGGCCAGGACGCCGGCGCCCACCGCCAAGCGCACCACCGCCAGCCGGGCCAAGAAGGCCTCCGCGCCGGCCAGCGCCCTCGCGGTGCGCGCCGAGGAGGAGCCCTGGACCCCCGCCGAGCTCGACGCGGTCCGCGCCGAGCTCGAGGAGGACGTGAGCCGCCTGCGCGCCGAGATCAGCGCCGCCGAGATCGACCTCGTCGGCTTGATGCGTGACGCCGGGGACGGGTCGGGCGACGACCAGGCCGACGCCGGGGCCAAGACCTACGAGCGCGAGCAGGAGATCTCGGTCGCCAACAACACCCGCGAGATGCTCGACCAGAGCGAGCACGCCCTCGAGCGGATCGCCGACGGCAGCTACGGGATCTGCGAGTCCTGCGGCAACCCGATCGGCAAACTTCGCCTTCAGGCCTTCCCTCGTGCGACCCTATGCGTGACATGCAAGCAGAAGCAGGAGCGCCGCTAA
- a CDS encoding DivIVA domain-containing protein: MALSPEDVLNKNFTATQFRRGYDEREVDDFLDEVVSELRRLTTENDDLRAQLAECQKGRGAGVAATAVQPAVKAEPKVAAKDGKSEATEQALREAREQLTRLQSEAEKAQRESAEQVARTKAEADKARAEADRARAELQAVRDDADKSKGAADTSRAEVDRLRFEAEKARTDAERLKAEAERARADAERIQAESNERLRSAAAAKSSNDAPVAAAAALGGAAGGGGAAGVIALAQKVHDEHVAEGQATRDRLISEGQKHRDKVVGEAEARHHELVTSGQAKYDELLASGQARHNALIAEATTRHEQMITEARERSTGMIAEAQQKKQVILEELSRERDLLQRKIEELRSFERDYRSRLKSYLEGQLRDLDKTGVEGVKEGQRQG; the protein is encoded by the coding sequence ATGGCGCTATCGCCCGAGGATGTCCTCAACAAGAACTTCACTGCCACGCAGTTCCGCCGCGGCTACGACGAGCGCGAGGTGGACGACTTCCTGGACGAGGTCGTCTCCGAGCTGCGTCGTCTGACCACGGAGAACGACGACCTGCGCGCCCAGCTGGCCGAGTGCCAGAAGGGTCGCGGCGCGGGCGTCGCGGCGACGGCGGTGCAGCCGGCGGTCAAGGCCGAGCCCAAGGTCGCGGCGAAGGACGGCAAGAGCGAGGCCACCGAGCAGGCCCTGCGCGAGGCGCGTGAGCAGCTCACCCGCCTGCAGTCCGAGGCGGAGAAGGCCCAGCGCGAGTCCGCCGAGCAGGTGGCCCGCACCAAGGCCGAGGCCGACAAGGCCCGCGCCGAGGCCGACCGGGCCCGCGCCGAGCTCCAGGCCGTGCGCGACGACGCCGACAAGTCCAAGGGGGCTGCGGACACCTCGCGCGCCGAGGTCGACCGCCTGCGCTTCGAGGCCGAGAAGGCCCGCACCGACGCCGAGCGGCTCAAGGCCGAGGCCGAGCGGGCTCGTGCCGACGCCGAGCGCATCCAGGCCGAGTCCAACGAGCGCCTGCGCTCCGCTGCGGCCGCCAAGAGCAGCAACGACGCCCCGGTGGCTGCCGCTGCCGCGCTGGGTGGCGCGGCCGGTGGTGGCGGCGCCGCCGGCGTCATCGCCCTGGCCCAGAAGGTCCACGACGAGCACGTCGCCGAGGGCCAGGCCACGCGCGACCGGCTCATCTCCGAGGGACAGAAGCACCGTGACAAGGTGGTCGGCGAGGCCGAGGCCCGCCACCACGAGCTGGTCACCAGCGGCCAGGCCAAGTACGACGAGCTGCTCGCCAGCGGCCAGGCGCGCCACAACGCGCTCATCGCCGAGGCGACCACGCGTCACGAGCAGATGATCACGGAGGCGCGCGAGCGCTCGACCGGGATGATCGCCGAGGCCCAGCAGAAGAAGCAGGTCATCCTCGAGGAGCTCAGCCGCGAGCGCGACCTGCTCCAGCGCAAGATCGAGGAGCTGCGGTCGTTCGAGCGCGACTACCGCTCGCGCCTGAAGTCCTACCTCGAGGGCCAGCTGCGCGACCTCGACAAGACCGGCGTCGAGGGCGTCAAGGAAGGCCAGCGCCAGGGCTGA
- a CDS encoding YggT family protein, producing the protein MILDAFLSLLRLLVYLFFIALIIRLILDWIQVLAREWRPTGVVLVLAEAVYTVTDPPLKALRRVIPPLSLGSVRLDLAFLVLMLAVSVTLNIL; encoded by the coding sequence ATGATCCTGGACGCGTTCCTGAGCCTGCTCCGCCTGCTCGTCTACCTGTTCTTCATTGCCTTGATCATCAGGCTGATCCTGGACTGGATCCAGGTCCTCGCCCGCGAGTGGCGACCCACCGGTGTCGTGCTCGTCCTGGCCGAGGCCGTCTACACCGTGACCGACCCGCCACTGAAGGCGTTGCGGCGCGTCATCCCCCCGCTCTCGCTGGGGTCGGTGCGCCTCGACCTGGCCTTCCTCGTGCTCATGCTGGCGGTCTCGGTCACTTTGAACATCCTTTAA
- a CDS encoding cell division protein SepF — MAGALRKTMVYLGLAEEDERYDGYEEYDSYDEPSHPEPAAHREERGAVTPLPQRTPVARVVRDVEVGPLNRITTIHPRTYNEAKTIGESFRDGTPVIMNLTDMDDSDAKRLVDFAAGLVFGLHGSIERVTSKVFLLSPAHVEVAAEESEAPRGAARGFFNQS; from the coding sequence ATGGCAGGGGCGCTGCGCAAGACGATGGTCTACCTCGGCCTGGCCGAGGAGGACGAGCGCTACGACGGCTACGAGGAGTACGACTCCTACGACGAGCCGTCGCACCCCGAGCCGGCCGCGCACCGCGAGGAGCGCGGCGCCGTCACCCCCCTGCCCCAGCGCACGCCGGTCGCCCGGGTCGTGCGGGACGTCGAGGTCGGACCCTTGAACCGCATCACCACGATCCACCCCCGGACCTACAACGAGGCCAAGACCATCGGGGAGAGCTTCCGCGACGGCACGCCGGTGATCATGAACCTCACCGACATGGACGACTCCGACGCCAAGCGCCTCGTCGACTTCGCCGCGGGACTGGTCTTCGGGCTCCACGGGTCCATCGAGCGGGTCACGAGCAAGGTGTTCCTTCTCTCACCTGCGCACGTCGAGGTGGCGGCCGAGGAGTCCGAGGCGCCCCGTGGCGCGGCCCGTGGGTTCTTCAACCAGAGCTGA
- a CDS encoding YggS family pyridoxal phosphate-dependent enzyme — MAEAAAPTGRREQLAAALAAVQERIERACTAAGRRREDVHLVVVTKFFPASDVALLAGLGVTDVGESRDQEAAAKVAELRCAAAGDEGPDGAIVPRVHFVGRLQSRKAGSIARYADVVHSVDRAKVAHALDRGAQAAGRTLDVLVQVSLDADPDRGGVPVGQAGELADVVAGMGHLRLRGVMAVAPLGAEPDRAFADLATVAAGIRERHPGATWVSAGMSGDLEAAIAHGATHLRVGSAILGSRPAHR; from the coding sequence GTGGCTGAGGCCGCTGCCCCCACCGGGCGCCGCGAGCAGCTCGCCGCCGCCCTCGCCGCCGTGCAGGAACGGATCGAGCGCGCCTGTACCGCGGCCGGTCGCCGCCGCGAGGACGTGCACCTCGTCGTGGTCACCAAGTTCTTCCCGGCCTCCGACGTCGCGCTGCTCGCCGGGCTGGGGGTCACCGACGTGGGGGAGAGCCGCGACCAGGAGGCTGCGGCCAAGGTCGCCGAGCTGCGCTGCGCTGCGGCCGGCGACGAGGGCCCCGACGGGGCCATCGTGCCGCGGGTGCACTTCGTGGGCCGGCTGCAGAGCCGCAAGGCCGGGTCGATCGCGCGCTACGCCGACGTGGTGCACTCGGTGGACCGCGCGAAGGTGGCACACGCGCTGGACCGCGGGGCGCAGGCGGCCGGCCGCACGCTGGACGTGCTGGTCCAGGTCAGCCTCGACGCCGACCCCGACCGGGGTGGGGTTCCGGTCGGGCAGGCCGGAGAGCTCGCCGACGTCGTCGCCGGGATGGGGCACCTGCGGCTGCGCGGCGTCATGGCCGTGGCCCCGCTCGGGGCCGAACCCGACCGCGCCTTCGCCGACCTCGCGACCGTCGCGGCCGGCATACGGGAGCGCCACCCCGGGGCGACCTGGGTGTCGGCGGGGATGAGCGGGGACCTCGAGGCGGCCATCGCCCACGGGGCGACACACCTGCGTGTCGGAAGCGCAATCCTCGGTTCGCGGCCTGCTCACCGGTAG
- the pgeF gene encoding peptidoglycan editing factor PgeF yields the protein MFLWSQRLEPSADRSGVHWGFTSRHGGVSAAPWDGLNLGGHVGDEPVAVEANRVRVAEAVAVPRDHLLFMNQVHGDQVVVVDGPWSGAVPDADAVVTTRTDVALAVLVADCTPVLLLDREAGVAGAVHAGRPGMVAGVVGRAVTTMRELGARRIEAAVGPSVCGRCYEVPAAMRADAARVAPVSATVSWTGTPAIDVAAGVVTQLRGLDVTVHWVPGCTRESADLYSYRRDKVTGRFAGVVRLLPGTGRG from the coding sequence GTGTTCCTCTGGAGTCAGCGCCTCGAGCCCTCGGCGGACCGGTCCGGCGTCCACTGGGGCTTCACCAGCCGCCACGGCGGCGTCAGTGCCGCACCGTGGGACGGCCTCAACCTCGGCGGTCACGTCGGCGACGAGCCGGTCGCGGTCGAGGCCAACCGGGTCCGGGTCGCCGAGGCGGTCGCGGTGCCCCGCGACCACCTGCTGTTCATGAACCAGGTGCACGGGGACCAGGTCGTCGTCGTCGACGGGCCGTGGTCGGGTGCCGTGCCCGACGCGGACGCGGTGGTGACCACCCGCACCGACGTCGCCCTGGCCGTCCTCGTCGCCGACTGCACGCCGGTGCTGCTGCTGGACCGTGAGGCGGGCGTGGCCGGCGCGGTGCACGCCGGCCGCCCGGGCATGGTGGCCGGCGTCGTCGGCCGCGCGGTCACCACGATGCGCGAGCTCGGGGCCCGCAGGATCGAGGCGGCGGTCGGGCCCTCGGTCTGCGGCCGTTGCTACGAGGTGCCGGCCGCCATGCGCGCGGACGCGGCCCGCGTGGCCCCGGTGAGCGCCACCGTGTCCTGGACCGGCACCCCCGCCATCGACGTCGCCGCCGGGGTGGTCACCCAGCTGCGCGGGCTCGACGTCACCGTGCACTGGGTGCCCGGCTGCACCCGCGAGTCCGCCGACCTGTACTCCTACCGCCGCGACAAGGTCACCGGCCGCTTCGCCGGCGTCGTGCGGCTGCTGCCCGGGACCGGGCGTGGCTGA
- the ftsZ gene encoding cell division protein FtsZ, with translation MAAPQNYLAVIKVVGIGGGGVNAINRMIEVGLKGVEFIAINTDAQALLMSDADVKLDVGRELTRGLGAGADPEVGRKAAEDHAEEIEEVLKGADMVFVTAGEGGGTGTGGAPVVAKIAKGLGALTIGVVTRPFTFEGRRRANQAESGIASLREEVDTLIVIPNDRLLSISDRAVSMLDAFRSADQVLLSGVQGITDLITTPGLINLDFADVKSVMQGAGSALMGIGSARGDDRAVQAAELAISSPLLEASIDGAHGVLLSIQGGSDLGLFEINEAARLVQEAAHPEANIIFGAVIDDALGDEVRVTVIAAGFDGGGPIRRTDDRALGQIAGSTQRQSPPVAPRPAQPPVQQQPVQPPVPQTPRPEPTAVPQPAPVQPERVEPRVERPEPVRTEQEQPARPPRTVTFDDSDDLDVPDFLK, from the coding sequence GTGGCAGCACCGCAGAACTACTTGGCCGTTATCAAGGTCGTCGGCATCGGCGGGGGCGGTGTCAACGCGATCAACCGGATGATCGAGGTCGGCCTCAAGGGCGTCGAGTTCATCGCGATCAACACCGACGCGCAGGCCCTGCTGATGAGTGATGCCGACGTCAAGCTCGACGTGGGCCGGGAGCTGACCCGAGGTCTGGGCGCCGGCGCGGACCCGGAGGTCGGCCGCAAGGCTGCCGAGGACCACGCCGAGGAGATCGAGGAGGTCCTCAAGGGGGCCGACATGGTCTTCGTGACGGCGGGTGAGGGCGGCGGCACCGGCACCGGTGGCGCCCCCGTGGTCGCCAAGATCGCCAAGGGCCTTGGCGCGCTGACGATCGGCGTGGTCACCCGTCCGTTCACCTTCGAGGGCCGTCGCCGCGCCAACCAGGCCGAGTCCGGCATCGCGAGCCTGCGCGAGGAGGTCGACACCCTCATCGTCATCCCCAACGACCGGCTGCTCTCGATCAGCGACCGCGCGGTGAGCATGCTCGACGCCTTCCGCAGCGCCGACCAGGTCCTGCTCTCCGGTGTCCAGGGCATCACCGACCTGATCACCACCCCGGGTCTGATCAACCTCGACTTCGCCGACGTCAAGTCGGTCATGCAGGGCGCCGGCTCGGCGCTCATGGGCATCGGCTCGGCCCGGGGCGACGACCGCGCGGTCCAGGCCGCCGAGCTGGCGATCTCCTCGCCGCTGCTCGAGGCCAGCATCGACGGCGCCCACGGCGTGCTGCTGTCCATCCAGGGCGGCTCCGACCTCGGCCTCTTCGAGATCAACGAGGCCGCCCGCCTGGTGCAGGAGGCCGCGCACCCCGAGGCCAACATCATCTTCGGTGCCGTCATCGACGACGCCCTCGGTGACGAGGTGCGGGTCACGGTCATCGCCGCGGGCTTCGACGGCGGTGGCCCGATCCGCCGCACCGACGACCGCGCGCTCGGCCAGATCGCCGGCTCCACCCAGCGCCAGTCCCCGCCCGTCGCGCCGCGCCCGGCCCAGCCCCCCGTGCAGCAGCAGCCGGTCCAGCCCCCGGTGCCGCAGACGCCGCGTCCGGAGCCGACGGCCGTGCCGCAGCCGGCCCCGGTCCAGCCCGAGCGGGTCGAGCCGCGCGTGGAGCGCCCCGAGCCCGTGCGCACCGAGCAGGAGCAGCCGGCCCGGCCGCCGCGCACCGTCACCTTCGACGACAGCGACGACCTCGACGTGCCGGACTTCCTGAAGTAG